From a region of the Lactuca sativa cultivar Salinas chromosome 4, Lsat_Salinas_v11, whole genome shotgun sequence genome:
- the LOC111888799 gene encoding uncharacterized protein LOC111888799 encodes MYSIFFRVLNANVLLSTYWIPPSINLCCNFADDLHRRNEQDDDFDREGKQNKNLLDLRMKIIKVANRGKLFLFLDFTLLFFSAKNFKMNAVLGQIASTTQELAHFIHFGKLFHIARKRSCKSINKAWVSTCWQN; translated from the exons ATGTATTCAATTTTTTTCAGGGTTCTGAACGCAAATGTTCTTCTGTCAACCTATTGGATTCCACCGTCGATAAATTTATGTTGCAATTTTGCTGATGATCTTCACCGGAGAAACGAGCAAGACGACGATTTCGATAGGGAGGGAAAACAGAACAAAAATTTATTGGACTTAAG GATGAAGATAATTAAAGTGGCCAATAGAGGAAAATT ATTTTTGTTTCTGGATTTCACTTTGTTGTTTTTTTCAGCCAAAAACTTCAAG ATGAATGCAGTTCTTGGACAGATTGCTTCTACAACACAAGAGTTGGCTCATTTCATACATTTTG GAAAATTATTCCATATAGCTCGAAAAAGATCTtgcaaaagcataaacaaagcaTGGGTCTCGACCTGTTGGCAAAATTGA
- the LOC111888786 gene encoding uncharacterized protein LOC111888786 → MSFTITKSILILTLVFIFFQVPTFASSPHFINFRSPNLYPESLSWDRTAQHFIVGSLRHPTLLSVSDAGVINTLVSDDSIPANSSFLGITVDVVHNRILAVVHSHSQPSNSALAAYDLRSPHRRLFLSTLHDTTSTTTAPAANDVAFDFSGNAFVTNSASNFIWKVDLEGKSSVFSKSKTFTKTPGIPEMPCGLNGIVYCSKDYLIVAQSNTGNLYKVDSEDGTARKIQLNKELNSPDGIAFRRDGVLVVVSKEKLYFIKSDNSWSDGVIYDETALDAERFATSVTVGAEDRVYVLYGHVDEGIMGNSQRDEFSILEVRSEEESRGDAVWVYVLIGFGFAYFLVWRFQMRQLYTNMNKKIA, encoded by the coding sequence ATGTCTTTCACCATAACCAAATCTATACTGATTTTAACTCTCGTTTTCatcttcttccaagttccaacctTTGCAAGCTCCCCCCATTTCATAAATTTCCGATCACCCAACCTTTACCCCGAGTCTCTCTCGTGGGACCGAACAGCTCAACACTTCATAGTTGGGTCCCTCCGCCACCCAACTCTCCTATCTGTTTCCGATGCCGGAGTCATCAACACACTAGTCTCCGACGATTCCATTCCGGCCAACTCCTCTTTCCTTGGAATCACAGTAGATGTTGTCCACAACCGTATCCTAGCAGTAGTCCATTCCCATTCCCAGCCTTCCAACTCCGCCCTTGCCGCCTACGACTTACGCAGCCCCCACCGCCGCCTCTTCCTCTCCACCCTTCacgacaccacctccaccaccaccgcccCCGCCGCCAACGACGTCGCCTTTGATTTCTCCGGAAACGCGTTCGTGACCAATTCCGCCAGCAACTTCATCTGGAAAGTGGATCTTGAAGGTAAATCTTCTGTGTTTTCCAAATCCAAAACCTTCACGAAAACACCCGGAATACCCGAAATGCCCTGCGGGTTAAACGGAATTGTTTACTGTAGCAAAGACTACCTCATTGTTGCCCAGTCAAACACAGGCAACTTATACAAAGTTGATTCCGAAGATGGGACAGCAAGAAAGATTCAATTAAACAAGGAATTGAATTCCCCCGATGGAATTGCATTCAGGAGGGATGGTGTTCTAGTAGTGGTGTCAAAAGAAAAGCTTTACTTTATCAAGAGTGACAACAGTTGGAGTGATGGTGTGATTTATGACGAGACTGCCCTTGATGCCGAACGTTTCGCTACATCGGTGACTGTAGGAGCGGAGGACAGGGTGTATGTGTTATATGGTCATGTGGATGAGGGTATAATGGGAAATTCACAAAGGGATGAGTTTAGTATTTTGGAGGTAAGGTCGGAGGAGGAGAGCCGGGGTGATGCGGTTTGGGTGTATGTATTGATTGGGTTTGGTTTTGCGTATTTTTTGGTTTGGAGATTTCAAATGCGTCAGCTTTATACAAATATGAACAAGAAAATTGCATGA
- the LOC111888785 gene encoding uncharacterized protein LOC111888785, whose protein sequence is MSFTMTMSMFPLTTLIFSLFQISSLASSPPDLINFRSPNLYPESLSWDPTAQHLIVGSLRHPTLLSVSDAGVINTLVTDDSIPANSSFLGITVDVVHNRILAAVHPRSQPSNCALAAYDLHSPHHRLFLTTLHDAASTNSASGANDVTVDFSGNAFVTNSASNFIWKVDLEGKASVLSKSKIFTKTPVPDSPYSSCGLNGIAYSSEGYLLVSQSSTGNLYKVDSKDGTARKIELNRELNAPDGIAIRSDGVLLVVSQYKLYFIKSSNSWSDGVVYDEIVLDTRRFPTSVTVGAEDRVYVLYGNVNEGIMGNSQRDEFSILKVRLEDESGDDAIWLYVLIGFGFAYFLVWRFQMHQLFTNMDKTKIV, encoded by the coding sequence ATGTCTTTCACAATGACAATGTCTATGTTTCCTTTGACCACTCTTATTTTTAGCCTCTTCCAAATTTCAAGTCTTGCAAGCTCTCCACCCGATTTAATCAACTTCCGATCACCCAATCTCTACCCTGAGTCTCTCTCATGGGACCCAACAGCCCAACACTTGATAGTTGGTTCCCTCCGCCACCCAACTCTCCTTTCTGTTTCCGATGCCGGTGTCATCAACACACTAGTCACCGACGATTCCATTCCCGCCAACTCCTCTTTCCTCGGAATCACAGTAGACGTTGTCCACAACCGTATCCTAGCGGCGGTCCACCCCCGTTCACAACCTTCCAACTGTGCTCTTGCCGCCTACGACTTACACAGCCCCCATCACCGCCTCTTTCTCACCACCCTCCATGACGCCGCCTCCACCAACTCCGCCTCCGGGGCCAACGACGTCACAGTTGATTTCTCCGGCAATGCCTTCGTAACCAATTCCGCCAGCAATTTCATCTGGAAGGTTGATCTTGAAGGTAAAGCTTCTGTTTTATCtaaatccaaaatcttcacaaAAACACCAGTTCCAGACTCGCCCTACAGCTCGTGTGGACTCAATGGAATTGCTTACTCTAGCGAAGGCTACCTTCTTGTTTCCCAGTCAAGCACGGGAAACTTATACAAAGTTGATTCCAAAGATGGAACAGCGAGAAAGATAGAATTAAACCGGGAATTGAATGCCCCTGATGGAATTGCCATCAGGAGTGATGGCGTTCTGTTGGTGGTGTCGCAATACAAACTGTACTTCATCAAGAGTTCCAATAGCTGGAGTGATGGTGTGGTTTATGACGAGATTGTCCTTGATACGCGGCGTTTCCCGACCTCGGTGACTGTAGGAGCGGAGGATAGggtttatgtgttatatggtaaTGTGAACGAGGGTATAATGGGAAATTCACAAAGGGATGAGTTTAGTATATTGAAGGTAAGGTTGGAGGACGAGAGTGGGGATGATGCAATTTGGTTGTACGTATTGATTGGGTTTGGTTTCGCGTATTTTTTGGTATGGAGATTTCAAATGCATCAGCTTTTTACAAACATGGACAAGACGAAAATTGTATAA